From the Trifolium pratense cultivar HEN17-A07 linkage group LG4, ARS_RC_1.1, whole genome shotgun sequence genome, the window ttttttttaaaaaaaaaatctattttatcattttaatagtgtttgttatagattttttagaaaatttttataaaaatgaaaaatcaatttaaccttaaaatgaaaacttttttattttatagataaATTAAGAGAATAGTGGGTATCAAAGAGATTTTAAGAATACCAATTAAGACACACATAAAGTCCCTCGTCGTCTATCATAGTCtcatatgtaataataaaaaaagaaaaaagtacaaaagaaaaataaaccgGGGGACATGAAACTTGACCCAGCAAAGTGCAGTTCGACCCAAATGGGTGATACAAATACATAAATCAATACAAGTTTAATCAACTTAATCGAGCCTAACCGATTATCCTCAAGCACGAGTGTGGCAAACGTCCCAAAGAGATAAACGTAGAACAACGAAGAAGTGTGCAAACTCCTATTTAGTCctaaaagataaaatagaagTCCCTATTCAATTAAGGCTAATGAACCGACCGTCAGCACGGAACGACACATGTACCCACTACTCCCTGCAGCAAGCAGCAAGTGATGATGGCTTTTTCAAGCTAACTGGTCCGAAATCATGGAAAGATACAAATATTGAGATAGACCCGACAAAGTGAGACCTCCGTAACAACCTATGACGAATCAAATCTTGTTAAAGCAAGAAAGAACCAATTGAGCGCCAGATCAAGGGATGGTCAGTCAACACGGTCTAGCCCCATAAGCACAAGAAAGATCAAAACACCATCGACTACTACCGTCAACACGGAGTATCTTCTTACCTAGCCCTTTCGAGTAAATTAGGCCGAATTGGGTCATGATAGTCTAGCTCGTGGATAGCTTCTAACAAAACAACGCGCATAGGAATGAATTGACTGCCAACACAGTAACATCCAATTAAAATTCCCTGCAACACAGCAAGACGACAACAGCGACGGAGGCAACATCTTTACATGGTCTagaacaaagtaaaaaaaatatagcaagAGAAATACCACTGTCTGATATGATTACCGATCTGCTCTATTCCTAGCCAATTGAAAAACGATAACAACTCTGTTAAATAGATCGAAGACAGAACTAGTTGGTTAGCACAACCACTATTTGTGACAGTAAAACAGAACCGTAGAAGTTTCGAAGAAACCCATCTCGAGAATCCAGTCGATTAAGCCAACAAACGATGATAGGAGGTTGTCGCCGGTCGATCTGGACAGCCTGACAGGCGGTGGTGCGGGTGGCTAGCCGGTCGTCACACCTTAAGATGAAAGCTAATCCCAATAGCTTTTCTAGAATACATTTTTCTTAAAACTAAGACtttgttttgttaaaaataaggaatagttgataagctagcttatagcggatGAGTTTATAGcgaataacttataagctacctgattgaatttgtagtgtttagtaaaattagcagttgaacaaacttataagtatgaaataacataaaaatgatATGTCtaattgatatttaattttttcaagtaagataacAGAgataaaattagaagaaaaaatgataaggtATAAACTATAGGATCTTAAGCTACTTGAGAAtacgtttgaaaaataagttataagctgtttttgaAATACTGTTACCAAACAAGACTTTTTTAGccatatgagcttataagctataagctaacttatgtGTCTTCCCAATCATAGCCTATGTAGGAGctttacatttaaaaaaaaaatgatttttatgatagTAAGCAAACCGAAAgtaactttaatttttattttaaaaaatctccAAAAAAGAATCTATaggttttttcaatttttttttaaaaaattaaacaaacgtGCCCTTTAtcaacagaaagaaaaaaaatgcaaaatatttttttttagcttaccaatatttttatatatataaaataattacacgtGAACAAAAGGTAGACAACAAGCTGCGCCACTAATCCTTTTTGAATAACAAAATCCAATCTTTGAAAAACCACATTCCTAGACCTAGGCGTCATGACATTACAATGCATGAccttttgaactcttttcaaaagGTTTACAGCCTCTGGTGATAGAAATCCAAAAGTGTCGAACGCAAATGGTATAAAAACGTGTTGATTTTCGAAGCATGCTTTCTCATGTTTGACCATTTTGCTTGAAGCAGCTTTGACGGCCGCCTGTCCCACAGTAAAATCCCCAACCCCTAGTCCCACAAGTGGGGAAACTCCAGTCAAATCTACACAACATGTTTCCCACCTACCTACCCATCCGAACACCAGAACATCAGCTGGACGAAGTGTCGATCTCGCTTCTTGTaggtcagtcaagaagttcacTGGTGCCTCTTTCTTAATATATATCGGCAAAACTGTccttataaattaatattatatggttattaaaattataaagttaaGTTGATTACAAACTCTAACTCAATGATAGCATAAACTTTTCTTGCCATCCATTATCATCTAAATATCTAAATCCAAATTCAACAAATCCATTCATCTATCTTGCCACCCCTACATAAAGATATGAAGTGGAAGAAAGTAGCTCTATTTGTTAGAAACTATATACTAGTAGTCATTAAATTCTTACTAATGTAAcatattactaatttattatttattatagatATATGTAGATACACACTTTGCTCAAATTGTCAAAGTTACAAACATCATAATTCATAGCAGAAATTTTAAACaagaaattttcattttcatcaaaTTAAGACTAATTTCTTTTGTCAATTCTTCTGCGGAGACAAAAGTAAGCCAACAACCTAAAACAAAGAGCCATAGCTAGCAGAACCCAAACTTCACTCAAACCTCCTTTCAAGTTTACAGTATCAAATGAAGGTGAAGTTTGAAGTGGCCTACAACCTCCCTCACTTTCACATTCATATAGTTGGTCTCCTGAATATTGCACTTTTAGTAGAAGCCTGAATCCATAGTACATGAATGACATATACTTCATCCATTGCATGAACTTTGGTATATGCTGCAAGATTAACAAATCAGATTTTTTCAAGTTTTGCAAGAATCATGTAttatgaagcaccgacacaaACACTGATACATCGACACTTGTAAtagtttgagaaaatgacataattcaatgtaactatatgtgtcggtgtcggacatcAATATGTGTCCGACACTAGGACAGGCCTAATCTGAAGAGTGTCCCGTGTTTCATAGGTTGTGTATTATATCATTGTTCTGTCTCAGTTTATAGCACCAAGTACtgttaaaaaaaaccaaaaactaaCTGTTAAATCGAACTGGACCGGAAAAATTTCGAACTGTGACGGGCAGTTCACTAATTGAAATGTGTACTTTCCAGTGCAGTTCGATTCAGTTTAACAGTCCTAATATTCGCTTCAgtttaatttttggttttttttaacaaacttaaTATCAGTTAATAATAGCAATTTGGTACAGCTCGATTCACAAAGAAACAGTTAGGTTCGAAAAGGTATAGTTCGGTTTTACTTAAAGACATTCTGGTTTGGTTCAAAACATAGATCCGGTGCACCGAACCTTTATACTAGTTCAGTTCAGGAAGGACTATTAACATTTTGGTTCAGTTTTACCGAACTTGTAGTAACGGTTATGTATTATTCGGTTTTCCATCCTGAACCGAGCCATGAACAGTGCACCAAGTTATGTTTTAATTAACATTGTTGCTACTGCTACGTCCTTTGTACATACCTGAACATAGTAGCCACCTGTAAGAAGGAATAACATAAGTATCAAAGAAGCAACCATTCCTGCTCTTTGAATACTCATAACTGCAGCTCCAAATAATTCTCCTGCCCCCTATTAACAAAACAACATGCATACTCATTAAAGCTAGCTATAAACAAATTATTAACCCTTAAACATGTTCTGAGTCTTGAAATAACTTACTTGACTTGTTATAGCTATTAGCAAAATTGTGAATAACGTAAGGAAGAAGCAAGCCGCAGTGCTCTTAAATCCAGCCATGAAGTACACAATGAGCATGAAAATAGTAGGATACATAACATGTGCCATCATGTCACATAGAGTACTGCTTGCATAGTATACACTTAGTCTATACATGTCTGCTTTCCTTTCTTTTCGTAAGTAAACCTTTTCGAACGGAAATACATAGACAGCTCCGAAAATACATGTAGATGTccaaaatatacaaatataGAACATTAAACCAACCTGcaccaaaaaaaatagtcaatgCTTACTGAAAACGCAAAGTCGTTTAGAACAGTTATGATTTCTGGACGCGTCCCTGAAACTACCTAGTAGTACCTGATCTCGGAGTTCAGCTTCTGTATTGATTGAAGATTTCCACCAAAGTAGTCCCAACAAAAGTGCAATTCCAAGTGCTTGAACAAGTCttaatatatcaaaatattccATGCATCTTGCTTTGAATGATCTCTTATAAAGAATAACAAATTGGTCTAACCAACTTAATGTCCATTCTTTCTTAACCTGAATAGCTAGTTGAAGATGTTTTGGTGTGTTTGCTCCTTTAtgattctctttttcttttggctCAAGTATTTCTTTATACTTTAGTTGTACATACTAACATAAtcaagaaacaatcattaagtTATTTGTACATACTAATACCTACTCCCTCCGGTCGCTATAAGCGAAAAACCTACTTTCATTGAAAATGAATCTATCTGGcttatattatagaccagatacattagtttttcaatgaacctaaaaagtgtttttttgcttataatagtgactggagggagtatatataaataaattatggcAAATTCTATACATTAATAACAGCCGCTGAAGGGTCAGTAGATTCATGATCTTTGAAAATATCTTGTGGAATACTTATATCATTTAGTTGTCCAGTTGCCAAGTCAAGCAAGAATTCTGCTGGATTCATCGGTATTTCCGGGACAAACCTCAAGGATGAAAAGTACTCCATTGTGTCTTTAGCCTTCCCATAAAAAACAGGAGAGCCTTCTGATATCAGAAGAAGTTTGCTAAACATGTGAAAGATTCTGCTTGATGGCTGGTGAATTGTTGTGATTATAGTTCTTCCAGCCTAAGGACAAATCCAAGTATTTTTTCAGCATATGTTCAAAACATGTTATCAAAATGACATtttcaaaagaatttttttaaacacaAAATAGCAGCAGTGAAGGATAATCTGTACTATTGAatgtcaaaatcattttttaataatctgTAACAAAGGATCATAATCTGATACTTTG encodes:
- the LOC123919871 gene encoding ABC transporter G family member 26-like; translated protein: MENMRENEIEDNMSMSPPSVGSMQIAGSNGFGHSMDFMSQSYLINRYSEIDIQVQDSSFNQEPPLPVYLKFEDVEFKVRNSQTVSKNPVKTMMSKVSTQNNVEERNKYKKILKGITGSIGPGEILALMGPSGSGKTTLLSVIGGRLNNDNVKGKITYNDVPYSPALKRRIGFVPQEDVLFPQLTVEETLIFSAFLRLPTNMTKQQKYARLENTIKDLGLERCRHTKIAGGISGGERKRTSIGYEILVDPSLLLLDEPTSGLDSTSANKLLLTLQGLAKAGRTIITTIHQPSSRIFHMFSKLLLISEGSPVFYGKAKDTMEYFSSLRFVPEIPMNPAEFLLDLATGQLNDISIPQDIFKDHESTDPSAAVINYVQLKYKEILEPKEKENHKGANTPKHLQLAIQVKKEWTLSWLDQFVILYKRSFKARCMEYFDILRLVQALGIALLLGLLWWKSSINTEAELRDQVGLMFYICIFWTSTCIFGAVYVFPFEKVYLRKERKADMYRLSVYYASSTLCDMMAHVMYPTIFMLIVYFMAGFKSTAACFFLTLFTILLIAITSQGAGELFGAAVMSIQRAGMVASLILMLFLLTGGYYVQHIPKFMQWMKYMSFMYYGFRLLLKVQYSGDQLYECESEGGCRPLQTSPSFDTVNLKGGLSEVWVLLAMALCFRLLAYFCLRRRIDKRN